In one window of Mesoplodon densirostris isolate mMesDen1 chromosome 4, mMesDen1 primary haplotype, whole genome shotgun sequence DNA:
- the KIF5B gene encoding kinesin-1 heavy chain, with translation MADPAECNIKVMCRFRPLNESEVNRGDKFIAKFQGEDTIMIASKPYAFDRVFHSNTSQEQVYNDCAKKIVKDVLEGYNGTIFAYGQTSSGKTHTMEGKLHDPEGMGIIPRIVQDIFNYIYSMDENLEFHIKVSYFEIYLDKIRDLLDVSKTNLSVHEDKNRVPYVKGCTERFVCSPDEVMDTIDEGKSNRHVAVTNMNEHSSRSHSIFLINVKQENTQTEQKLSGKLYLVDLAGSEKVSKTGAEGAVLDEAKNINKSLSALGNVISALAEGSTYVPYRDSKMTRILQDSLGGNCRTTIVICCSPSSYNESETKSTLLFGQRAKTIKNTVCVNVELTAEQWKKKYEREKEKNKTLRNTIQWLENELNRWRNGETVPVDEQFDKEKANLEAFAVDKDITITNDKPAATIGVTGNFTDSERRKCEEEIAKLYKQLDDKDEEINQQSQLVEKLKTQMLDQEELLASTRRDQDNMQAELNRLQAENDASKEEVKEVLQALEELAVNYDQKSQEVEDKTKEYELLSDELNQKSASLASIDAELQKLKEMTNHQKKRAAEMMASLLKDLAEIGIAVGNNDVKQPEGTGMIDEEFTVARLYISKMKSEVKTMVKRCKQLESTQTESNKKMEENEKELAACQLRISQHEAKIRSLTEYLQNVEQKKRQLEESVDSLSEELVQLRAQEKVHEMEKEHLNKVQTANEVKQAVEQQIQSHRETHQKQISSLRDEVEAKEKLITDLQDQNQKMALEQGRLRAEHEKLKATEQDKSRKLRELTVMQDRREQARQDLKGLEETVAKELQTLHNLRKLFVQDLATRVKKSAEVDSDDTGGSAAQKQKISFLENNLEQLTKVHKQLVRDNADLRCELPKLEKRLRATAERVKALESALKEAKENASRDRKRYQQEVDRIKEAVRSKNMARRGHSAQIAKPIRPGQHPAASPAHPSAVRGGGASVQNGPPAVRGGGGVKSN, from the exons ATGTGCTTGAGGGGTACAATGGAACCATATTTGCATATGGACAAACCTCCTCCGGGAAGACACACACAATGGAG ggTAAACTTCATGATCCAGAAGGCATGGGAATTATTCCAAGAATAGTGcaagatatttttaattatatttactcCATGGATGAAAATTTGGAATTTCATATTAAG gtttcatattttgaaatttatttggaTAAGATAAGGGACCTGTTAGATG tttcaaaGACCAATCTTTCAGTTCATGAGGATAAAAACCGAGTTCCCTATGTAAAG GGGTGTACAGAGCGTTTTGTATGTAGTCCAGATGAAGTTATGGACACCATAGATGAAGGAAAATCCAACAGACACGTAGCGGTTACAA ATATGAATGAACATAGCTCTAGGAGTCACAGTATATTTCTTATTAATGTAAAACAAGAGAACACGCAAACGGAACAAAAGCTGAGTGGAAAACTTTATCTGGTTGATTTAGCTGGTAGCGAAAAG GTTAGTAAAACTGGAGCTGAAGGTGCTGTGCTGGATGAAGCTAAGAACATCAACAAGTCCCTTTCTGCTCTTGGAAATGTCATTTCTGCTTTGGCTGAGGGTAGT ACATATGTTCCATATCGAGATAGTAAAATGACAAGAATCCTTCAAGACTCATTAGGTGGGAACTGTAGAACCACTATTGTAATTTGCTGCTCTCCATCATCATACAATGAATCTGAAACAAAATCTACACTCCTGTTTGGTCAGAG ggccaaaacaattaagaatacaGTTTGTGTCAATGTAGAGTTAACTGCAGAACAGTGGAAAAAGaagtatgaaagagaaaaagaaaaaaataagaccctGCGGAACACCATTCAGTGGCTTGAAAATGAACTCAACCGATGGCGTAATG GAGAGACAGTGCCTGTTGATGAACAGTTTGACAAAGAGAAAGCCAACTTGGAAGCTTTTGCAGTGGATAAGGATATTACTATTACCAATGATAAACCAGCAGCCACAATTGGAGTTACTGGGAACTTTACTGATTCTGAAAGAAGAAAGTGTGAAGAAGAAATTGCTAAGTTGTATAAACAACTTGATGACAAG GATGAAGAAATTAATCAACAGAGCCAATTGGTAGAGAAACTGAAGACCCAAATGTTGGATCAGGAAGAG CTTCTGGCATCTACCAGAAGGGATCAAGATAATATGCAGGCTGAGCTGAATCGTCTTCAGGCAGAAAATGATGCCtctaaagaagaagtaaaggaagTTTTACAAGCCTTAGAGGAACTTGCTGTCAACTATGATCAGAAGTCTCAGGAAGTTGAAGACAAAACTAAGGAATATGAATTACTTAGTGATGAGCTGAATCAGAAATCG GCAAGTTTAGCAAGTATAGATGCTGAGCTTCAGAAACTTAAGGAAATGACCAATCACCAGAAAAAGCGAGCAGCGGAGATGATGGCATCTTTACTAAAAGACCTGGCAGAAATAGGGATCGCTGTAGGAAACAACGACGTAAAG CAGCCTGAGGGAACTGGCATGATAGATGAAGAGTTCACTGTTGCAAGGCTCTACATTAGCAAAATGAAGTCAGAAGTGAAAACCATGGTGAAGCGCTGCAAACAGCTAGAAAGCACACAAACTGAGAGcaacaaaaaaatggaagaaaatgaaaaggagttAGCAGCTTGCCAGCTTCGTATCTCTCAA CATGAAGCCAAAATCAGATCATTGACTGAATACCTTCAAAATGTGGAGCAAAAGAAAAGACAGCTGGAGGAGTCTGTGGATTCCCTCAGTGAAGAGCTAGTCCAGCTTCGAGCACAAG AGAAAGTGCATGAAATGGAAAAGGAGCACTTGAATAAAGTTCAGACTGCAAATGAAGTTAAG CAAGCTGTTGAACAGCAAATCCAAAGCCACAGAGAAACGCATCAAAAACAAATTAGTAGTTTGAGAGATGAAGTCGAGGCAAAAGAAAAACTTATCACTGATCTTCAAGA CCAGAACCAGAAGATGGCATTAGAGCAAGGGCGCCTGAGAGCGGAGCACGAGAAGCTGAAAGCTACAGAGCAGGACAAGAGCAGAAAGCTACGTGAACTTAC GGTTATGCAAGATAGACGAGAACAAGCAAGACAAGACCTGAAGGGTTTGGAAGAGACGGTG GCGAAGGAACTTCAGACTTTACACAACCTGCGGAAGCTTTTTGTTCAGGACCTGGCCACCAGGGTTAAAAAG AGCGCCGAGGTTGATTCGGACGACACCGGAGGCAGTGCTGCTCAGAAGCAAAAAATCTCCTTTCTCGAGAATAATCTCGAACAGCTCACCAAAGTCCACAAACAG CTGGTACGTGATAACGCAGATCTTCGCTGTGAGCTTCCTAAGCTGGAAAAGCGACTCAGAGCTACAGCTGAGAGAGTGAAAGCTTTAGAGTCGGCGCTGAAAGAGGCCAAAGAAAATGCATCTCGCGATCGCAAACGCTATCAGCAGGAAGTAGATCGTATAAAGGAAGCAGTCAGGTCAAAGAATATGGCCAGAAGAGGGCATTCTGCACAAATTG CTAAACCTATTCGTCCTGGGCAACATCCAGCAGCTTCTCCGGCTCATCCTAGTGCAGTTCGTGGGGGAGGTGCATCTGTGCAGAACGGCCCGCCGGCCGTGCGAGGCGGAGGAG